A stretch of the Nicotiana tabacum cultivar K326 chromosome 6, ASM71507v2, whole genome shotgun sequence genome encodes the following:
- the LOC107760298 gene encoding uncharacterized protein LOC107760298 → MNEEVEESKCMSALPVLQKQRRKEMDKQFERFLNVLKQVHVNIPFTEVLSHMPAYAKFLKEIFSNKRKSEETSVVKLTKHCSSILQNKLPQKYGDPGSFTIPCSLGSIKFEKSMCDLGASINLIHLSIFRKLEGEIGEIRSIPVSLQLADQTTIIPEGIVEDVLVRVDIFVFHVDFIMVNMEENREILLILGIHFLATGRAILDIHERQPCSE, encoded by the coding sequence ATGAACGAGGAGGTTGAGGAAAGCAAATGCATGTCTGCTCTACCTGTCCTTCAGAAGCAGAGAAGAAAGGAGATGGACAAACAATTTGAGCGTTTCCTAAATGTGCTCAAGCAGGTGCATGTGAATATACCTTTCACAGAGGTGCTTTCACATATGCCAGCTTATGCAAAGTTCCTGAAGGAGATATTTTCCAACAAGCGAAAATCAGAAGAAACATCGGTTGTCAAGCTCACAAAGCATTGTAGTTCCATTCTGCAAAATAAGCTCCCTCAAAAGtatggagatccagggagttttactataccttgctctttaggaagtATTAAGTTTGAAAAATCTATGTGTGATTTAGGTGCTTCAATTAATCTTATTCATTTGTCTATTTTCAGAAAATTGGAGGGAGAGATTGGAGAAATCAGGTCGATACCTGTGTCCTTACAGCTGGCGGATCAAACTACAATCATACCTGAAGGAATAGTGGAAGATGTGCTAGTTCGGGTGGATATATTTGTGTTCCATGTGGACTTTATTATGGTGAACATGGAGGAGAATAGGGAGATCCTTCTGATTCTAGGGATACACTTCTTGGCTACTGGCAGAGCTATTCTGGACATCCACGAAAGGCAGCCATGTTCAGAGTGA